One segment of Salvelinus alpinus chromosome 1, SLU_Salpinus.1, whole genome shotgun sequence DNA contains the following:
- the LOC139534236 gene encoding transmembrane protease serine 13-like isoform X2, with product MEHDQNSDHPPPYYLAVVPTQPPPQYGEVVGTRGWSDTPFQPYYINQPMPHANVIHVSQSAPPCRKKSLSCGNSSHCYRGSGEATLLLVFLVIALWLGVCYGPSLVSGHLSSSEAYQPSEMEKDSCPSNTVECDGQQECKLGSDETNCLRFGSNGALQVKTNSVGSFLPVCYSGWNKGLADQTCAQLGFRASHSTSSVKDGSSTTLTVTGQTCNTIQGKVSVNSSCLNKDTVSLQCINCGRQQSSRIIGGSAANLGDWPWQVSLHFRGFHTCGGTLVAPDFVVTAAHCFPRKDSSYLVPNNWRLYMGMVSQTMLPVPEMVEKIIVHESYDDNTNNYDIALLKLTHYVDYSNSIQPVCLPAYDKTVSPGTKCWTSGFGTTEEGTARGSTSLMEVTVDIIDSSVCNRNTVYNGQVSQNMLCAGDIKGSKDSCQRDSGGPLVCKDSDQRWYLMGVTSWGVGCGRRNMPGVYSRVSRLLPWVYSKMQQARP from the exons ATGGAACATGACCAG AACAGTGACCATCCACCCCCATACTACTTAGCAGTAGTGCCCACCCagcctcctcctcagtatggagaggtggtgggaacAAGAGGGTGGTCTGACACCCCCTTCCAACCTTACTACATCAACCAGCCGATGCCACATGCAAATGTCATCCATGTCTCTCAGAGTGCCC CCCCTTGTCGTAAGAAAAGCTTATCGTGTGGGAACAGTTCCCACTGTTACAGAGGATCAGGAGAAGCCACCCTACTGCTTGTCTTCCTCGTTATTGCTCTCTGGCTGGGGG TATGTTATGGCCCATCCCTGGTGTCTGGCCACCTAAGCAGCAGTGAAGCCTACCAGCCCAGCGAGATGGAGAAAGACAGCTGTCCCTCTAACACTGTGGAGTGTGATGGCCAACAGGAATGCAAACTGGGCAGTGATGAGACCAATTGTT TACGGTTCGGGTCGAACGGGGCTCTCCAGGTGAAGACAAACAGCGTTGGTAGTTTCCTCCCTGTATGTTACAGTGGCTGGAACAAGGGCCTGGCTGACCAGACCTGTGCACAACTAGGCTTCAGAGC GAGTCATAGCACTAGCAGTGTGAAAGATGGGTCCTCTACCACTCTCACTGTGACAGGGCAGACCTGCAACACCATCCAGGGAAAGGTGTCAGTAAA CTCATCTTGCCTCAACAAGGACACTGTATCCCTGCAGTGTATCA ACTGTGGCCGGCAGCAGTCGTCCAGAATCATAGGGGGCTCTGCAGCGAATCTGGGCGATTGGCCTTGGCAGGTCAGCCTCCACTTTCGGGGCTTTCACACCTGTGGAGGCACCCTGGTGGCTCCTGACTTTGTGGTGACAGCAGCCCACTGCTTCCCCAG GAAAGACTCATCGTACCTGGTGCCCAATAACTGGCGTTTGTACATGGGCATGGTTTCTCAGACGATGCTGCCTGTCCCTGAGATGGTGGAGAAGATCATTGTCCATGAGAGCTATGATGACAACACCAACAACTATGACATTGCCCTGCTTAAACTCACACATTACGTAGACTACTCCA ACAGCATCCAgcctgtgtgcctgcctgcctatgACAAGACCGTCTCTCCTGGGACAAAATGCTGGACCTCTGGATTTGGGACAACAGAGGAGGGGACAG CCCGTGGATCCACAAGTCTTATGGAGGTGACTGTGGACATCATTGACTCCAGTGTATGTAACAGAAACACAGTCTACAATGGCCAGGTCTCTCAGAACATGTTGTGTGCTGGAGATATAAAGGGAAGCAAGGACTCCTGCCAG agggacagtggaggtCCTCTGGTGTGTAAGGACTCAGACCAGCGCTGGTACCTGATGGGGGTGACCAGCTGGGGggtaggctgtggcaggaggaacATGCCGGGGGTCTACAGTCGTGTCAGCCGCCTGCTGCCCTGGGTCTACAGTAAGATGCAG CAAGCAAGACCGTGA
- the LOC139534236 gene encoding transmembrane protease serine 13-like isoform X1: protein MEHDQNSDHPPPYYLAVVPTQPPPQYGEVVGTRGWSDTPFQPYYINQPMPHANVIHVSQSAPPCRKKSLSCGNSSHCYRGSGEATLLLVFLVIALWLGVCYGPSLVSGHLSSSEAYQPSEMEKDSCPSNTVECDGQQECKLGSDETNCLRFGSNGALQVKTNSVGSFLPVCYSGWNKGLADQTCAQLGFRASHSTSSVKDGSSTTLTVTGQTCNTIQGKVSVNSSSCLNKDTVSLQCINCGRQQSSRIIGGSAANLGDWPWQVSLHFRGFHTCGGTLVAPDFVVTAAHCFPRKDSSYLVPNNWRLYMGMVSQTMLPVPEMVEKIIVHESYDDNTNNYDIALLKLTHYVDYSNSIQPVCLPAYDKTVSPGTKCWTSGFGTTEEGTARGSTSLMEVTVDIIDSSVCNRNTVYNGQVSQNMLCAGDIKGSKDSCQRDSGGPLVCKDSDQRWYLMGVTSWGVGCGRRNMPGVYSRVSRLLPWVYSKMQQARP, encoded by the exons ATGGAACATGACCAG AACAGTGACCATCCACCCCCATACTACTTAGCAGTAGTGCCCACCCagcctcctcctcagtatggagaggtggtgggaacAAGAGGGTGGTCTGACACCCCCTTCCAACCTTACTACATCAACCAGCCGATGCCACATGCAAATGTCATCCATGTCTCTCAGAGTGCCC CCCCTTGTCGTAAGAAAAGCTTATCGTGTGGGAACAGTTCCCACTGTTACAGAGGATCAGGAGAAGCCACCCTACTGCTTGTCTTCCTCGTTATTGCTCTCTGGCTGGGGG TATGTTATGGCCCATCCCTGGTGTCTGGCCACCTAAGCAGCAGTGAAGCCTACCAGCCCAGCGAGATGGAGAAAGACAGCTGTCCCTCTAACACTGTGGAGTGTGATGGCCAACAGGAATGCAAACTGGGCAGTGATGAGACCAATTGTT TACGGTTCGGGTCGAACGGGGCTCTCCAGGTGAAGACAAACAGCGTTGGTAGTTTCCTCCCTGTATGTTACAGTGGCTGGAACAAGGGCCTGGCTGACCAGACCTGTGCACAACTAGGCTTCAGAGC GAGTCATAGCACTAGCAGTGTGAAAGATGGGTCCTCTACCACTCTCACTGTGACAGGGCAGACCTGCAACACCATCCAGGGAAAGGTGTCAGTAAA TAGCTCATCTTGCCTCAACAAGGACACTGTATCCCTGCAGTGTATCA ACTGTGGCCGGCAGCAGTCGTCCAGAATCATAGGGGGCTCTGCAGCGAATCTGGGCGATTGGCCTTGGCAGGTCAGCCTCCACTTTCGGGGCTTTCACACCTGTGGAGGCACCCTGGTGGCTCCTGACTTTGTGGTGACAGCAGCCCACTGCTTCCCCAG GAAAGACTCATCGTACCTGGTGCCCAATAACTGGCGTTTGTACATGGGCATGGTTTCTCAGACGATGCTGCCTGTCCCTGAGATGGTGGAGAAGATCATTGTCCATGAGAGCTATGATGACAACACCAACAACTATGACATTGCCCTGCTTAAACTCACACATTACGTAGACTACTCCA ACAGCATCCAgcctgtgtgcctgcctgcctatgACAAGACCGTCTCTCCTGGGACAAAATGCTGGACCTCTGGATTTGGGACAACAGAGGAGGGGACAG CCCGTGGATCCACAAGTCTTATGGAGGTGACTGTGGACATCATTGACTCCAGTGTATGTAACAGAAACACAGTCTACAATGGCCAGGTCTCTCAGAACATGTTGTGTGCTGGAGATATAAAGGGAAGCAAGGACTCCTGCCAG agggacagtggaggtCCTCTGGTGTGTAAGGACTCAGACCAGCGCTGGTACCTGATGGGGGTGACCAGCTGGGGggtaggctgtggcaggaggaacATGCCGGGGGTCTACAGTCGTGTCAGCCGCCTGCTGCCCTGGGTCTACAGTAAGATGCAG CAAGCAAGACCGTGA